The following are encoded together in the Streptomyces sp. NBC_01465 genome:
- a CDS encoding GntR family transcriptional regulator, with product MTFGEQPAYLRVASDLRQKIADGSLPPHTRLPSQARIREEYGVSDTVALEARKVLMAEGLVEGRSGSGTYVRERPVPRRVARSGYRLAAGASPFRQEQADEAARGTWESRSEQDEASTEIALRLGIKEGDRVMRTRYVFRDAGETMMLSTSFEPLAVTGRTPVMLPEEGPLGGCGVVERMAAIDLVVDNVVEEVGARPGLAEELLTLGGVPGHVVVVICRTYYASGRPVETADIVVPADRYRIAYHLPVK from the coding sequence GTGACATTCGGTGAGCAGCCGGCCTATCTGCGCGTTGCCAGCGATCTCCGGCAGAAGATCGCCGACGGATCGCTGCCCCCGCACACCCGACTCCCGTCCCAGGCGCGCATCCGCGAGGAGTACGGGGTCTCCGACACGGTCGCCCTGGAGGCCCGCAAGGTCCTGATGGCCGAGGGCCTCGTCGAGGGCCGCTCCGGATCGGGCACGTATGTGCGCGAGCGCCCCGTCCCGCGCCGCGTCGCCCGCTCCGGATACCGGCTGGCCGCCGGCGCCTCGCCCTTCCGCCAGGAGCAGGCCGACGAGGCCGCGCGCGGCACCTGGGAGTCCAGGAGCGAACAGGACGAGGCGAGTACGGAGATCGCGCTGCGCCTGGGCATCAAGGAGGGCGACCGGGTGATGCGCACGCGGTACGTCTTCCGGGACGCGGGCGAGACGATGATGCTCTCCACCTCCTTCGAGCCGCTCGCCGTCACCGGGCGCACGCCCGTGATGCTGCCGGAGGAGGGCCCGCTCGGCGGCTGCGGCGTGGTCGAGCGCATGGCGGCGATCGACCTGGTCGTGGACAACGTGGTGGAGGAGGTCGGTGCCCGTCCCGGCCTCGCGGAGGAGCTGCTGACCCTGGGCGGGGTGCCGGGCCATGTCGTCGTGGTCATCTGCCGTACGTACTACGCCTCGGGACGCCCGGTGGAGACGGCGGACATCGTTGTCCCCGCCGACCGGTACCGGATCGCATACCACCTGCCGGTCAAGTGA
- a CDS encoding threonine synthase, with the protein MTTTPRYRCPADASTAPVEAAAPWCCPQCGGPWDLEWETAPVPLKSLPERVNSLWRYEEALPLSAPSVSLGEGRTPLVALTDTVSAKLDFLMPTLSFKDRGAVMLAELARRLAPRRVIADSSGNAGTAVAAYCARAGLPCSVYVPGATSPKKIEQIRAHGADLELVDGDREATATAARKAADTPGVFYASHVYNPYFLHGTKTYVYEMWEERGGTLPEVIVVPVGNGTLLLGASLAVNELYAHGLIASRPALYAVQAEAVSPLAAAFHSGADDLLPETPTAPTLAEGIAIPRPPRARQILAAVRESGGTFLTVTEDQIRAAQLDLASRGLFVESTGVACWAAASAGALGDRTAVVPLCGAGLKTGLA; encoded by the coding sequence ATGACGACGACGCCTCGCTACCGCTGCCCCGCCGATGCCTCCACCGCTCCGGTGGAGGCGGCCGCACCCTGGTGCTGTCCGCAGTGCGGCGGCCCCTGGGACCTGGAGTGGGAGACCGCCCCCGTACCTCTCAAGTCCCTTCCGGAGCGCGTCAATTCGCTCTGGCGGTACGAGGAAGCCCTCCCGCTCTCCGCCCCCTCCGTCTCGCTCGGCGAAGGCCGCACCCCGCTCGTCGCGCTCACCGACACGGTCTCCGCCAAGCTCGACTTCCTCATGCCCACGCTCTCCTTCAAGGACCGGGGCGCGGTGATGCTCGCGGAGCTGGCCCGCCGCCTCGCCCCTCGGCGCGTGATCGCGGACAGCAGCGGCAACGCGGGCACGGCGGTGGCGGCGTACTGCGCGCGGGCGGGCCTGCCGTGCTCGGTCTACGTCCCCGGCGCGACGTCCCCGAAGAAGATCGAGCAGATCAGGGCGCACGGCGCGGACCTCGAACTGGTCGACGGCGACCGGGAGGCCACGGCGACGGCGGCCCGCAAGGCGGCGGACACCCCCGGCGTCTTCTACGCCTCGCACGTCTACAACCCGTACTTCCTGCACGGCACGAAGACGTACGTCTACGAGATGTGGGAGGAGCGCGGCGGCACGCTCCCCGAGGTGATCGTGGTGCCGGTCGGCAACGGCACGCTGCTCCTCGGCGCATCCCTGGCGGTCAATGAGCTGTACGCACACGGCCTGATCGCGTCACGCCCGGCGCTGTACGCGGTCCAGGCGGAGGCGGTCTCGCCGCTGGCGGCGGCGTTCCACTCGGGTGCGGACGACCTGCTCCCCGAGACCCCGACGGCCCCCACCCTGGCGGAGGGCATCGCGATCCCGCGCCCGCCGAGGGCCCGCCAGATCCTGGCGGCGGTACGGGAGTCGGGCGGTACGTTCCTGACGGTGACGGAGGATCAGATCCGGGCCGCCCAACTGGACTTGGCGTCCCGAGGCCTCTTCGTGGAGTCGACGGGCGTGGCGTGCTGGGCGGCGGCGAGCGCGGGCGCCCTCGGCGACCGCACGGCCGTGGTCCCGCTGTGCGGGGCGGGGCTGAAGACGGGCCTGGCATAA
- a CDS encoding glycoside hydrolase family 18 protein produces MPRNRRRTLLGAAVAACSLSLLTTLAPAAQAHGGDHRPSYKRVGYFTQWGIYGRNYQVKDLDTSGQAANLTHINYAFGGVNSAGLCTSADSWADYSRPLDAATSVDGTADTAEQPLAGNFNQLRELKAKHPGLKVLLSLGGWTGSAHLSDAALTPASRKAFVSSCIDLFIKGNLPVDGARGGAGAAAGLFDGIDLDWEWPGSEADAGTVHRPEDKQNLTALVHEFRTQLDAYGRTQRHHKHYDLSAFVPTAPAKIDAGYEVRKVMRDFDFVNLQGYDFHVSGETTTAQQSALFAKNDFSVDGTVDSWLRRGAPARKLVVGMPFYGQGWTGVTGGGDGLNQPAAGPAPATWANGTEDYKALKTLAASGTYKLYRDRTGGSAWLFDGTTLWTYDDPQVLRTKAEYVRHRGLGGAMFWSMDGDTSTGELTAAVDRGLGGR; encoded by the coding sequence ATGCCACGAAACCGTCGAAGAACCCTCCTCGGAGCGGCAGTTGCCGCCTGCTCGCTCTCCCTCCTCACCACCCTCGCCCCCGCCGCACAGGCGCACGGCGGGGACCACCGGCCCTCGTACAAGCGCGTCGGCTACTTCACCCAGTGGGGCATCTACGGGCGGAACTACCAGGTCAAGGACCTCGACACCAGCGGTCAGGCCGCCAACCTCACGCACATCAACTACGCCTTCGGAGGCGTGAATTCCGCAGGCCTGTGCACCTCCGCCGACTCGTGGGCGGACTACAGCCGCCCGCTGGACGCGGCGACCTCCGTGGACGGCACGGCGGACACCGCCGAGCAGCCGCTCGCCGGAAACTTCAACCAGTTGCGGGAACTGAAGGCCAAACACCCGGGGTTGAAGGTGCTGCTCTCGCTGGGCGGCTGGACCGGTTCGGCCCACCTGTCGGACGCGGCGCTCACCCCCGCCTCCCGCAAGGCGTTCGTCTCCTCCTGCATCGACCTCTTCATCAAGGGCAACCTGCCGGTGGACGGGGCGCGCGGCGGAGCCGGCGCGGCGGCCGGGCTCTTCGACGGGATCGACCTCGACTGGGAGTGGCCGGGCTCGGAGGCCGACGCGGGGACGGTGCACCGTCCCGAGGACAAGCAGAACCTGACGGCGCTGGTCCACGAGTTCCGTACGCAGCTCGACGCGTACGGCCGCACCCAGCGCCACCACAAGCACTACGACCTGTCCGCCTTCGTGCCGACGGCCCCCGCGAAGATCGACGCGGGTTACGAAGTGCGCAAGGTGATGCGGGACTTCGACTTCGTGAACCTCCAGGGGTACGACTTCCACGTCTCGGGCGAGACGACGACCGCCCAGCAGTCCGCGCTCTTCGCGAAGAACGACTTCAGCGTCGACGGCACCGTCGACTCCTGGCTGCGGCGCGGCGCACCGGCCCGCAAGCTCGTGGTCGGCATGCCGTTCTACGGGCAGGGCTGGACGGGCGTCACGGGCGGCGGCGACGGGCTGAACCAGCCCGCAGCCGGACCCGCACCGGCGACGTGGGCCAACGGGACCGAGGACTACAAGGCGCTCAAGACGCTGGCCGCCTCGGGTACGTACAAGCTCTACCGGGACCGGACGGGCGGCAGCGCGTGGCTCTTCGACGGGACGACGCTGTGGACGTACGACGACCCGCAGGTGCTGCGGACGAAGGCGGAGTACGTGCGCCATCGCGGCCTGGGCGGGGCGATGTTCTGGTCGATGGACGGCGACACGAGCACGGGTGAGCTGACCGCTGCGGTCGACCGGGGGCTCGGCGGGCGGTGA
- a CDS encoding ABC transporter ATP-binding protein: MSVSTAASIRAVNRTAPDHRSAPRYLWWLVVSQRRRTVLAAVLGSSWMVGLALPPYLLSRAIDDGLQKEDMRALAGWTAALLAVGLVMAWLSIMRHRTMTRSRLDAQYRTVRAVVRQTVRLGAVLRRRVTAGEVVTIGIRDVQIVANVMTVTGPGVGAVIAYFVIAGLLLSVSALLAVVVLVGVPVLAVLVGPLLGRLQGAESAYREKEGRLSTRFVDMAGGLRVLSGLGGKEVYLTRYRQGSQDLQAEGYKVGAVFSWIQALAVGLPALFLAAVTWLAARMAAEGTISVGQLTAIYGYVAVLVIPVTFFIEGGYDISRGLVAARRIVRFLQMEPAADGGTGTGPTPHSVLHDPASGVEIAPRALTALVSARPAESADVVDRLGRFGDSDVRWGGLRIDAVAQAEVRERIVVADNEAHLFSGPLREVVGGRAERDEEALGLALHAALAEDIVQGLPDGLGSAIDAQGLNLSGGQRQRVRLVRALLADPEVLLAVEPTSAVDAHTEAAVAARLRSARAGRTTVVTTTSPLLLDRAHHVHYLVEGRVAATGSHRELLAAEPGYRALVSRGAEETEDAR; encoded by the coding sequence ATGAGCGTTTCGACGGCGGCTTCGATACGGGCGGTCAACCGCACGGCCCCCGATCACCGCAGCGCCCCCCGCTACCTCTGGTGGCTCGTGGTCAGTCAGCGCCGCCGTACCGTCCTCGCCGCCGTGCTCGGCTCCAGCTGGATGGTCGGGCTCGCCCTGCCGCCCTATCTCCTCTCCCGCGCCATCGACGACGGCCTGCAGAAAGAGGACATGCGCGCCCTCGCCGGGTGGACCGCGGCCCTTCTCGCCGTGGGGCTGGTGATGGCCTGGCTGAGCATCATGCGGCACCGGACCATGACCCGGTCGCGGCTCGACGCGCAGTACCGGACCGTGCGCGCCGTCGTGCGGCAGACCGTTCGGCTGGGGGCCGTGCTGCGGCGGCGGGTCACCGCCGGGGAGGTCGTCACCATCGGGATCCGCGACGTGCAGATCGTCGCCAACGTCATGACCGTGACCGGGCCCGGAGTCGGCGCCGTCATCGCGTACTTCGTCATCGCCGGGCTGCTGCTCTCCGTCTCCGCGCTGCTCGCCGTCGTGGTGCTGGTGGGGGTCCCAGTACTCGCGGTGCTCGTGGGGCCGTTGCTCGGGCGGCTGCAAGGCGCGGAGTCCGCGTACCGGGAGAAGGAGGGGCGGCTGTCGACGCGGTTCGTCGACATGGCCGGCGGGCTGCGCGTGCTCAGCGGGCTCGGCGGCAAAGAGGTGTACCTGACGCGTTATCGCCAGGGCTCACAGGACCTGCAGGCGGAGGGCTACAAGGTCGGCGCCGTCTTCAGCTGGATCCAGGCCCTCGCCGTCGGGCTGCCCGCCCTGTTCCTCGCCGCCGTGACCTGGCTCGCCGCCCGCATGGCCGCCGAAGGGACCATCTCCGTCGGGCAGTTGACCGCCATCTACGGGTACGTCGCCGTACTCGTCATCCCCGTCACCTTCTTCATCGAGGGCGGGTACGACATCAGCCGCGGCCTGGTCGCCGCCCGCCGCATCGTACGGTTCCTGCAGATGGAGCCCGCCGCCGACGGCGGCACGGGGACGGGGCCGACGCCTCATTCCGTACTCCACGACCCCGCGTCCGGCGTCGAGATCGCGCCCCGCGCGCTCACCGCGCTCGTCAGCGCCAGGCCCGCCGAATCGGCGGACGTGGTCGACCGGTTGGGGCGGTTCGGCGACTCCGACGTGCGGTGGGGCGGGCTGCGCATCGACGCGGTCGCGCAGGCCGAGGTCCGGGAGCGGATCGTCGTCGCGGACAACGAGGCGCACCTCTTCTCCGGCCCCCTCCGCGAAGTCGTCGGCGGCCGCGCCGAACGCGACGAGGAGGCCCTGGGCCTCGCCCTGCACGCCGCGCTCGCCGAGGACATCGTGCAGGGGCTGCCCGACGGCCTCGGCTCCGCCATCGACGCGCAGGGCCTCAACCTCTCCGGCGGGCAGCGGCAGCGCGTCCGTCTCGTACGGGCCCTGCTCGCCGACCCCGAAGTGCTGCTCGCCGTGGAGCCGACCTCCGCCGTCGACGCGCATACGGAAGCCGCGGTCGCCGCCCGGCTGCGGAGCGCACGCGCCGGCCGTACGACCGTCGTCACCACCACCTCGCCCCTGCTCCTCGACCGGGCGCACCACGTGCACTACCTGGTCGAAGGACGCGTCGCCGCCACCGGCAGCCACCGCGAACTGCTCGCCGCCGAACCCGGATACCGGGCGCTCGTCTCGCGCGGCGCCGAGGAAACGGAGGACGCCCGATGA
- a CDS encoding ABC transporter permease — protein MSASAAGVLSGPVTKLRTLGGGWLQNLCLGLLVLFVLVAAFAPWLAPQDPTYGELGAGLVGPGAGHWLGTDQGGHDTLSALIEGSRTSLVGPLLVVVFSTVTGIAVGLFTAWRGGWADTLIGRLLDVVFAFPALLVAILAVAVFGKGMTAPVIAMSVAYMPYTARLVRGLAMQEQARPYIAAYRVQGHSALYVAVRRLLPNIGPTVLAQSTVNFGYALLDLAALSFLGLGVQPPTPDWGAMINQSQAAVLQGQPLSAVVPAVAVVLVVVAFNIVGENFGDRLAGRES, from the coding sequence ATGAGCGCATCTGCAGCAGGGGTGCTGAGCGGTCCGGTCACCAAGTTGCGGACGCTGGGCGGCGGTTGGCTCCAGAATCTGTGTCTGGGGCTGCTCGTCCTGTTCGTACTGGTCGCCGCTTTCGCGCCGTGGCTCGCACCGCAGGATCCGACGTACGGGGAGCTGGGCGCGGGTCTGGTCGGCCCGGGCGCCGGCCACTGGCTGGGCACCGACCAGGGCGGGCACGACACGCTCTCCGCCCTCATCGAGGGAAGCCGTACGAGCCTGGTCGGACCGCTCCTCGTGGTCGTCTTCTCGACCGTGACCGGCATCGCCGTCGGCCTGTTCACGGCGTGGCGGGGCGGCTGGGCCGACACCCTGATCGGGCGGCTCCTCGACGTCGTCTTCGCCTTCCCGGCGCTGCTGGTCGCGATCCTCGCGGTGGCGGTCTTCGGGAAGGGGATGACGGCACCGGTGATCGCGATGTCGGTGGCGTACATGCCGTACACCGCACGGCTGGTGCGCGGACTCGCGATGCAGGAGCAGGCCAGGCCGTACATCGCGGCCTACCGCGTGCAGGGGCACTCCGCGCTGTACGTCGCGGTCCGCCGCCTCCTGCCCAACATCGGCCCGACCGTGCTCGCCCAGTCCACCGTCAACTTCGGCTACGCGCTGCTCGACCTGGCCGCCCTGTCCTTCCTGGGCCTGGGCGTCCAGCCTCCGACACCCGACTGGGGCGCGATGATCAACCAGAGCCAGGCCGCCGTGCTCCAGGGGCAGCCGCTCTCCGCGGTCGTGCCCGCGGTGGCCGTCGTGCTCGTGGTCGTCGCCTTCAACATCGTCGGGGAGAACTTCGGCGACCGGCTCGCGGGGAGGGAATCCTGA
- a CDS encoding ABC transporter ATP-binding protein, whose amino-acid sequence MTTAEAPSVHPLLQVSGLRKTYRTGGTSELVAVDDLSFVLPQGGALGIVGESGSGKTTTARMLIGLERPDAGRILVQGEPLAATVRGKAARLARAKAVQIVFQDPYLSLDGRISIGATLDGVLRLHGHRDPAARAARSRELLAQVGLGEREAAALPRQLSGGQRQRAAIARALAVEPAVLVLDEAVSALDVSVQAQVLNLLSDIRRDTGIGLVFVSHDLAVVRYVCDEALVLYRGRTMEHRPVADLLESPEHPYTKLLLASVPRPGWDPDSISARRRELAA is encoded by the coding sequence TTGACCACCGCAGAAGCGCCATCCGTACACCCCCTGCTCCAGGTGAGCGGCCTGCGCAAGACGTACCGGACCGGAGGGACGTCGGAGCTGGTCGCGGTGGACGACCTCTCGTTCGTCCTCCCGCAGGGCGGGGCGCTCGGCATCGTGGGGGAGTCCGGCTCGGGCAAGACCACGACGGCCCGGATGCTGATCGGTCTGGAGCGCCCCGACGCGGGCCGGATCCTGGTGCAGGGCGAACCGCTGGCCGCGACCGTACGGGGGAAGGCGGCCCGTCTCGCCCGGGCGAAGGCGGTCCAGATCGTCTTCCAGGACCCGTACCTCTCCCTGGACGGCCGCATCAGCATCGGCGCGACCCTCGACGGAGTGCTGCGCCTGCACGGCCACCGCGACCCGGCGGCGCGGGCGGCGAGGTCGCGGGAGCTCCTCGCGCAGGTGGGCCTGGGCGAGCGCGAGGCAGCGGCGCTGCCCCGCCAACTCTCGGGCGGCCAGCGCCAACGCGCGGCGATCGCAAGGGCGTTGGCGGTCGAGCCCGCAGTCCTGGTCCTGGACGAGGCGGTCTCGGCGCTGGACGTGTCGGTACAGGCCCAGGTGCTCAACCTGCTCTCCGACATCCGCAGGGACACCGGCATCGGCCTGGTCTTCGTCAGCCACGACCTGGCGGTGGTGCGCTACGTGTGCGACGAGGCACTGGTCCTGTACCGGGGCAGGACGATGGAACACCGCCCGGTGGCAGACCTCCTGGAATCCCCCGAACACCCCTACACGAAACTGCTGTTGGCGTCGGTCCCCCGCCCCGGCTGGGACCCGGACTCGATCAGCGCACGGCGCAGGGAGCTGGCGGCTTAG
- a CDS encoding ABC transporter ATP-binding protein, translating into MALLEYENLSITLPGTARPVLDGIDLTVSAGEVVALVGESGSGKSVTARAALGLFPAGAALDGQVSVDGTELVGASAADLRTVRTGKASMIFQDPRAGINPVRRIGDFLTESLRVGQGWAKDRANARAVELLGAVGLPDPPRHLRQYPHELSGGMLQRVMIAGALMVEPRLLLCDEPTTALDVSTQAEIMAILGRLQRERDLGLLLITHDIELAAAACDRIYVMYAGRIVETATTAELFATPRHPYTAGLLGSTPPLTAPQGPPARLTPIPGAPMGLLDTAPGCAFAPRCRFAQPGLCDQSPPPLTEHGATLVACHRADEVLNTLTEEVS; encoded by the coding sequence ATGGCACTGCTCGAATACGAGAACCTGAGCATCACCCTGCCCGGCACGGCCCGTCCTGTCCTCGACGGGATCGACCTGACGGTGTCCGCAGGTGAAGTCGTCGCGCTGGTGGGCGAGTCGGGTTCGGGGAAGTCCGTCACGGCGCGGGCCGCACTCGGCCTGTTCCCGGCAGGTGCTGCACTCGACGGTCAAGTCAGCGTCGACGGAACGGAGTTGGTGGGCGCGAGCGCCGCCGATCTGCGGACGGTACGCACCGGCAAGGCGTCGATGATCTTCCAGGACCCTCGGGCGGGCATCAACCCGGTCCGCCGCATCGGCGACTTCCTCACCGAGTCGCTGCGCGTCGGCCAGGGCTGGGCGAAGGACCGGGCGAACGCCCGCGCCGTCGAACTCCTCGGCGCGGTGGGCCTCCCCGACCCGCCCCGGCACCTCCGCCAGTACCCGCACGAACTCTCCGGCGGCATGCTCCAGCGCGTCATGATCGCCGGCGCGCTCATGGTGGAGCCCCGCCTGCTCCTCTGCGACGAACCGACCACCGCGCTCGACGTCTCCACCCAGGCCGAGATCATGGCGATCCTGGGACGGCTCCAGCGCGAACGCGACCTGGGTCTGCTCCTGATCACGCACGACATCGAGCTGGCGGCGGCCGCCTGCGACCGGATCTACGTCATGTACGCGGGCCGGATCGTGGAGACCGCGACCACGGCCGAGCTCTTCGCGACCCCCCGCCACCCGTACACGGCGGGCCTGCTCGGCTCGACCCCGCCGCTGACGGCGCCGCAGGGTCCGCCGGCCCGCCTCACCCCGATCCCCGGCGCCCCGATGGGCCTGCTGGACACGGCGCCCGGCTGCGCCTTCGCGCCCCGCTGCCGCTTCGCGCAGCCCGGGCTCTGCGACCAGTCACCGCCGCCGCTGACCGAGCACGGCGCGACGCTGGTCGCGTGCCACCGGGCCGACGAGGTACTGAACACCCTTACGGAGGAGGTCAGTTGA
- a CDS encoding ABC transporter ATP-binding protein, with the protein MSGATALPIAAARTVRRAAYALIKADRRAFAAVLGLNSAAAAAGLVAPWLLGRIIDTIRSDGTSGHALSEVNRFAALVVVFALVQMVFARYARYLAHRFGERTSARVRERYTERALSLPSAVVERAGTGDLTTRGTSDVTAVGATLRDAAPDVFVAAVQALFILAAVLVIDPLLGACGLVGLVGVFCATRWYLRRARAAYLAEGAANSALTEVLATTAAGARTVEALGLQEQRIAAAETAVERSRRTRERTLALRSVLFPALDVSYVVPVVAVLLLGGVLHQHGVVTLGAVVASAVYFQQLSQPLNAILFVVEQMQSSGAAFARVEGLGEVPVVEPGASTPPADDRIEIAGARYAYAGGRDVLHGVDLTVRPGERLAVVGPSGAGKSTLGRLLAGIDAPREGSVTVGGTPVAGLDPEQLRRQVVLVTQEHHVFLGTVRDNLVIAAPDADDDKLRAALAVVGAEWADDLDAELGGPGGQQLDGAQSQQLALARVVLADPHTLILDEATALLDPTTARHTERALAAVLEGRTVIAIAHRLHTAHDADRVAVMADGRIAELGTHDDLVAGGGAYAALWESWHGV; encoded by the coding sequence ATGAGCGGCGCCACCGCACTGCCGATCGCCGCCGCACGCACCGTGCGCCGGGCCGCGTACGCACTGATCAAGGCGGACCGGCGTGCCTTCGCCGCCGTCCTCGGCCTCAACTCGGCAGCCGCAGCAGCCGGGTTGGTGGCGCCCTGGCTGCTCGGCCGGATCATCGACACGATCCGCTCGGACGGCACGAGTGGACACGCGCTCTCCGAGGTCAACCGGTTCGCGGCGCTCGTCGTCGTCTTCGCGCTGGTCCAGATGGTCTTCGCGCGCTACGCCCGCTACCTCGCCCACCGCTTCGGCGAGCGGACCTCGGCGCGAGTGCGCGAGCGGTACACGGAGCGGGCGCTCTCGCTGCCCTCCGCCGTCGTGGAGCGCGCGGGGACAGGCGACCTGACGACACGCGGTACGAGTGATGTGACGGCCGTCGGCGCGACCCTGCGCGACGCCGCCCCCGATGTCTTCGTCGCCGCGGTCCAGGCGCTGTTCATCCTGGCCGCGGTCCTGGTCATCGACCCGCTGCTCGGCGCGTGCGGTCTGGTGGGCCTGGTCGGGGTCTTCTGCGCGACCCGCTGGTATCTGCGCCGGGCGCGCGCCGCGTATCTCGCGGAGGGCGCGGCCAACTCGGCGCTCACCGAGGTCCTGGCGACCACCGCCGCCGGTGCGCGCACGGTCGAGGCGCTGGGCCTGCAGGAGCAGCGCATCGCCGCCGCGGAGACGGCAGTCGAGCGCAGCCGCCGCACCCGGGAGCGGACCCTGGCGCTGCGCAGCGTGCTGTTCCCGGCGCTGGACGTGTCGTACGTGGTCCCGGTGGTGGCGGTGCTGCTGCTCGGCGGCGTACTGCATCAGCACGGGGTGGTGACGCTGGGGGCGGTGGTGGCCTCGGCGGTGTACTTCCAGCAGTTGTCGCAGCCGCTCAACGCGATCCTGTTCGTGGTCGAGCAGATGCAGAGCAGCGGGGCGGCGTTCGCACGGGTGGAGGGGCTGGGCGAGGTGCCGGTCGTGGAGCCCGGCGCGTCGACGCCCCCGGCGGACGACCGCATCGAGATCGCGGGCGCGCGCTATGCGTACGCCGGCGGGCGCGACGTCCTGCACGGCGTCGACCTGACGGTGCGGCCGGGCGAGCGTCTTGCGGTCGTCGGCCCGTCCGGGGCCGGAAAGTCCACGCTGGGACGGCTGTTGGCGGGTATCGACGCGCCCCGCGAGGGCAGTGTGACGGTCGGCGGCACCCCGGTCGCCGGCCTCGATCCGGAGCAGCTGCGGCGCCAGGTGGTGCTGGTCACGCAGGAGCACCATGTCTTCCTCGGCACCGTACGGGACAACCTGGTGATCGCCGCCCCGGACGCGGACGACGACAAGCTGCGGGCGGCGCTCGCGGTGGTAGGCGCGGAGTGGGCGGACGACCTCGACGCGGAACTCGGCGGCCCGGGCGGCCAGCAGCTGGACGGCGCGCAGTCCCAGCAACTGGCCCTGGCGCGCGTGGTGTTGGCGGACCCGCACACCCTGATACTCGACGAGGCGACCGCGCTCCTGGACCCGACGACGGCCCGCCACACGGAACGGGCGCTGGCCGCCGTACTGGAAGGCCGTACGGTCATCGCGATCGCGCACCGCCTGCACACCGCGCACGACGCGGACCGGGTGGCGGTCATGGCGGACGGGCGGATCGCCGAGCTGGGCACGCACGACGACCTGGTCGCGGGCGGGGGAGCGTACGCGGCGCTGTGGGAGTCGTGGCACGGGGTCTGA